CCGGCAGCTCGCCCTGCTCGACCCACGCGACGTGCTCGTCGCGATCGACCTCCGCCGTTACGAACGGTGGGTGCTGGAGGCGGCGGAGCGGGCCGCGGCCGGCGGGCTCACCCTCGTGGCGATCACGGACGGGCTCCTGTCGCCCCTCGCCGCGCACGCCGCCCACGTCTTCGTCGTCAACGCCACGGGAGCGGGGCCGTTCGACTCCCACGTGGGGACGATGGCCCTCTGCAACGCGCTCGTCGCCGGGACGGCAGCGCGGCTCCGGCGCACGGCGACGGCCCGGCTGGACCGCGTCGAGCGCCTATGGGCCCAGACCGGCGCCCTGGTCGACCGCTGAGAGAACCCGGTCGCGGCTACCGAAGGACGCGGTACGTGAACCGACGGACCTCTGCCACGGCGGTGCCGAAGCACCCGATGGCGCAGTCCTCGGCTCCCACGAGCCGGACCCGGGGGTCCGCGGTGAGCGCCTCGCCCGGCGGGGCGGAGATCGAGCCGGAGAGCGTCCACGTACCGTCCCGGCTCTGGCACCTCGGCGCGACCGGCTCGGCGACCTGGCCGCCGAGGTCGATGCACGCCTTGAAGGTCCCGGCGCCGCGCAGGGTCACGTCGGCGGTGACGGCGAGGGTCGTCCCGGCGGGCACGGTGAACCGGAACCCCGTCACCGCCCAGGCGCGCGTGCCGGTGCTGGCCGCGGTGGAGACGAGCCTGCCCCCCACGTCGGCGTAGGCACCCGGGGCGACGCTCGCGTGTTCGCTCGCGGCGCAGGTGGCGGGCACGGCCAGGGAGCAGGCCGAGGCGAAGTCGAAGGGGGGCACCCGCTCGGTCTCGATCGCCTGCGCGGTCGCGGCGGACGCGAGGACGAAGGCCAGGGCGAGCGCGAGCCGGGTCATGCGCCACCCTTCGCCGCGGACGCGGCGTCGTCCTGCCCGGGACGCGTACCATCGGTCCATGAGCGACGAGCCGGTCCTTACGTCGTCCGGGATCGAGGTCGAGCCGGTCTACACGCAGCAGCAGCTCGCCGGGTTCGACCTGTCCGAGCGGCTCGGGAGCCCGGGCGAGTACCCGTTCACGCGCGGCGTGTACCCGAACATGTACCGAGGCCGGCTGTGGACGATGCGCCAGTACGCAGGGTTCGGGACCGCCGAGGAGTCGAACGCGCGCTACCGGTACCTCCTCGACCACGGACAGACCGGGCTCTCGGTCGCCTTCGACCTCCCCACCCAGATGGGGTACGACTCCGACTCCCCGATGGCGGTCGGAGAGGTGGGCAAGGTCGGGGTCGCCATCGACTCGCTCGAGGACATGCGGACCCTCTTCTCGGGCATCCCGATGGAGGACGTCACGACCTCCATGACCATCAACGCCCCCGCGGCCATGCTCCTGCTCCTGTACCAGCTCGCCGCCGAGGAGCAGGGGGCCGACCCCGCGAAGCTGGGCGGGACGATCCAGAACGACGTCCTGAAGGAGTACATCGCGCGCGGGACGTTCATCTACCCGCCCCAACCCGCCCTCCGCCTCATCACCGACACGTTCGCCTACTGCGC
The sequence above is drawn from the Actinomycetota bacterium genome and encodes:
- a CDS encoding methylmalonyl-CoA mutase family protein; the protein is MSDEPVLTSSGIEVEPVYTQQQLAGFDLSERLGSPGEYPFTRGVYPNMYRGRLWTMRQYAGFGTAEESNARYRYLLDHGQTGLSVAFDLPTQMGYDSDSPMAVGEVGKVGVAIDSLEDMRTLFSGIPMEDVTTSMTINAPAAMLLLLYQLAAEEQGADPAKLGGTIQNDVLKEYIARGTFIYPPQPALRLITDTFAYCA